The following are encoded together in the Monodelphis domestica isolate mMonDom1 chromosome 5, mMonDom1.pri, whole genome shotgun sequence genome:
- the LOC100024773 gene encoding V-type proton ATPase subunit D-like — translation MAQPIMKAPLKGVQAGRNLLKKKSAAMTLQFRQILKKVIQTKVLRGEVMREAAFSLAEAKFTAGDFGATVIQDGNKAQVKIRTKKDNVAGVALPVFEHYQEGTDSYELTGMARGGVTRKSL, via the coding sequence ATGGCACAGCCCATTATGAAGGCTCCATTAAAAGGTGTACAAGCAGGTCGGAACCTCCTAAAGAAAAAGTCTGCTGCCATGACTCTTCAATTCCGGCAGATCTTAAAGAAGGTCATTCAGACCAAAGTGCTAAGGGGTGAAGTGATGCGAGAAGCTGCTTTCTCACTTGCTGAAGCCAAATTCACAGCTGGTGACTTTGGTGCCACCGTTATTCAGGATGGGAACAAAGCTCAAGTGAAGATTAGAACAAAGAAAGATAATGTAGCAGGTGTTGCCTTGCCAGTATTTGAACATTACCAGGAAGGAACCGACAGTTACGAATTGACTGGTATGGCCAGAggtggtgtgacaaggaaatcactttaa
- the LOC103103199 gene encoding apolipoprotein L6-like, whose amino-acid sequence MEEFQARIPSDKENNAQDEESAYEEGDVQDEEVPHEEEDTLDEEEIALEDFEKMKEELEECIQKLHAMADEVDKTHKNCTIAKVVSNSTGIVSGVLTILGIALVPVTLGGSLGLTIAGVSLGSASGITNLLSNGIDHIKGSRMKKRVKHMMAAYKGKLPLQQQSMIDQSEEREVVGKIVRKGTSVCVDLVSKIKKDIIPLTKARSGIASVTERIGVSGSTSVKASKAVQSALGGTVVGMTKGIKVFGIVTGSVGILMDTYFLIKESRHLLKGSKAKTANELRQAAQSLEESLEKLCKQHEAAGGQ is encoded by the coding sequence ATGGAAGAGTTTCAGGCCAGAATCCcatcagataaagaaaacaatgcTCAGGATGAAGAGTCAGCATATGAGGAAGGTGATGTTCAAGATGAAGAGGTGCCCCATGAGGAAGAGGACACTTTGGATGAGGAAGAAATAGCTTTGGAAGACTTTGAAAAGATGAAAGAAGAGCTAGAAGAATGTATCCAAAAGCTCCATGCCATGGCAGATGAAGTTGACAAGACCCACAAGAATTGTACCATTGCCAAGGTAGTGTCTAATTCTACTGGTATTGTCTCTGGGGTCCTGACCATCCTTGGAATTGCTCTAGTGCCTGTCACATTAGGTGGGAGTTTAGGGCTCACAATAGCTGGTGTGAGCCTGGGGTCAGCATCTGGCATCACCAACCTCCTGTCCAATGGTATTGACCATATCAAAGGTTCAAGGATGAAAAAGAGAGTGAAGCACATGATGGCGGCCTACAAAGGGAAGTTGCCTCTTCAGCAGCAGTCTATGATCGATCAAAGTGAAGAGAGAGAAGTTGTTGGAAAGATAGTAAGGAAAGGGACTTCTGTGTGTGTGGATTTAGTCAGTAAGATCAAAAAGGACATCATCCCCCTCACCAAAGCCAGGTCTGGCATAGCATCTGTCACTGAGAGGATTGGAGTTTCTGGGAGCACCAGCGTCAAGGCCAGCAAGGCTGTGCAGAGTGCCCTTGGAGGCACAGTCGTGGGCATGACCAAAGGAATCAAGGTGTTTGGAATAGTAACAGGGAGTGTTGGTATACTAATGGACACCTACTTTCTCATAAAGGAATCTAGGCACTTGTTGAAAGGATCCAAGGCCAAGACGGCCAATGAACTGAGGCAGGCTGCACAGAGCTTGGAGGAGAGCCTCGAGAAGCTCTGTAAGCAACACGAGGCTGCTGGAGGGCAGTGA